From Lolium perenne isolate Kyuss_39 chromosome 5, Kyuss_2.0, whole genome shotgun sequence, a single genomic window includes:
- the LOC127298012 gene encoding uncharacterized protein — MAGRGRRRRSNKLKTASTKRKSDILPPGPTSVHHIPDHLLELLLLRLDSSLTILRAAFTCKRWRRIVADTAFLTRFRSLHAAHVPGHYHVVDPYREKLTPDENNHVFVPNPSTAGAIDRRHFSLDFLPELVDSSSWELADSRGGLLLLYRSRRNRSWRFRFPDLVVCEPLSRRYQGIAYPPEMRLHLCFGAFLLDGASVDDTGGCIGMSNFRVIVAVYEYVNYVRGAPRACVFSSGVDGGWSLGQSAASVPLPAFGVLNFVGRTRWSFYWAMERDGVVLALDDTTAEFSLVAFPDDVVGMTHEWSTFWVVGGEDGAVRVVRVIDRDLVVFARLQGSDEWVKEKLVRLLEAASGLPGRDETDFQQPAVIVAANDTSVLLTPRGETWLFSVELDTQEAERTHERNKNAGPAYPYELPWPPALHACPAADHRRPRRCR, encoded by the coding sequence ATGGCGGGCCGcgggcgacgacggcgcagcaacaagctcaagacagcgtcgacgaagaggaagagcgACATACTGCCGCCTGGGCCAACGAGCGTCCACCACATTCCCGATCACCTCCTCGAGCTGCTCCTCCTCCGCTTGGATTCTTCCCTCACCATCCTCCGCGCCGCCTTCACCTGCAAGCGCTGGCGCCGCATCGTCGCGGACACCGCTTTCCTGACCCGGTTCCGCTCCCTCCACGCGGCTCACGTCCCCGgccactaccacgtcgtcgacccCTACCGCGAGAAGCTCACGCCCGATGAAAACAACCACGTCTTCGTGCCAAACCCCTCCACGGCCGGTGCCATCGACAGACGCCACTTCTCCCTCGATTTTCTCCCGGAACTCGTCGACTCCTCGTCCTGGGAGCTCGCCGACAGCCGCGGGGGGCTCCTCCTCCTCTACCGTTCGAGAAGAAACCGATCCTGGCGGTTCCGCTTCCCCGACCTCGTCGTCTGCGAGCCGCTCTCTCGGCGGTACCAGGGGATCGCCTACCCGCCGGAGATGCGCCTCCACCTCTGCTTCGGCGCGTTCCTGCTCGACGGCGCTTCCGTCGATGACACGGGTGGCTGCATCGGCATGTCCAACTTTCGCGTGATCGTCGCGGTCTACGAGTACGTCAATTATGTCCGTGGCGCTCCCCGCGCGTGCGTCTTCTCTTCCGGCGTCGACGGCGGCTGGAGCCTGGGGCAGAGCGCGGCCAGCGTCCCCCTCCCGGCGTTTGGCGTGCTCAACTTCGTTGGGCGCACTCGCTGGTCCTTCTACTGGGCGATGGAGCGCGACGGCGTCGTGCTCGCTCTGGACGATACCACCGCGGAGTTCTCGCTCGTCGCGTTCCCGGACGACGTCGTGGGGATGACGCACGAGTGGTCAACCTTCTGGGTCGTCGGCGGCGAAGACGGCGCGGTGCGGGTCGTCCGCGTGATCGACAGAGACCTCGTGGTCTTTGCGCGTCTCCAGGGCAGCGACGAGTGGGTGAAGGAGAAGCTTGTGAGGCTGCTCGAGGCGGCCTCGGGGCTGCCGGGACGCGACGAGACTGACTTCCAGCAGCCAGCCGTGATTGTTGCGGCGAACGACACGTCCGTCCTCCTGACACCGAGAGGGGAGACCTGGCTTTTCTCCGTCGAGCTCGACACGCAGGAGGCGGAGCGCACGCACGAGAGGAACAAGAACGCGGGACCGGCGTACCcgtacgagcttccatggccACCGGCCTTGCACGCTTGCCCTGCTGCCGATCACCGGCGCCCAAGGAGATGCCGCTGA
- the LOC127300670 gene encoding probable protein phosphatase 2C 68, with amino-acid sequence MSMAQVCCDSATSAVVVGAEAEARARARAGRRRRAGDSAARWKIASKAPEGGEEATRKRRAAGGEVVAAKRHGFASVVGRRREMEDAVSVREAFAAAPAAEDKESAQPRDFYGVFDGHGCSHVADACRDRMHELVAADLPTTTSADPSPWAAAMERSFARMDAEVTTAAARAATASPSCRCEANKCDHVGSTAVVAVVEDHHIILANCGDSRAVLCRDGGKPVPLSSDHKPDRPDELARIEAAGGRVIFWEGARVLGVLAMSRAIGDGYLKPFVNAIPEVTVTERSDGDECLILASDGLWDVVSNETACEVAAACLRRGRDRWCAEAAAMLTKLALTKNSSDNISVVVVDLRRRNHS; translated from the coding sequence ATGTCGATGGCGCAGGTGTGCTGCGACTCGGCCACGTCCGCGGTCGTGGTcggggcggaggcggaggccaggGCCAGGGCGCGGGCCGGGAGGCGCCGCCGAGCCGGAGACTCGGCCGCGAGGTGGAAGATCGCGTCCAAGGCTCCGGAAGGCGGGGAGGAGGCCACGCGGAAGCGGCGCGCGGCCGGGGGCGAGGTGGTGGCCGCCAAGCGCCACGGGTTCGCGTCGGTCGTCGGGCGGAGGCGGGAGATGGAGGACGCGGTCTCCGTGCGCGAGGCCTTCGCCGCGGCACCGGCCGCGGAGGACAAAGAGTCCGCCCAGCCGCGCGACTTCTACGGGGTGTTCGACGGGCACGGCTGCTCGCACGTGGCCGACGCGTGCCGGGACCGGATGCACGAGCTGGTGGCCGCGGACCtgcccaccaccacctccgccgacCCCTCCCCCTGGGCGGCCGCCATGGAGCGGAGCTTCGCGCGGATGGACGCGGAGGTAACCACCGCGGCCGcgcgcgccgccaccgccagccCCAGCTGCCGCTGCGAGGCCAACAAGTGCGACCACGTGGGCTCCACGGCCGTGGTGGCCGTCGTCGAAGACCACCACATCATCCTCGCCAACTGCGGCGACTCGCGCGCCGTGCTCTGCCGCGACGGCGGCAAGCCCGTGCCGCTCTCCTCCGACCACAAGCCCGACCGGCCCGACGAGCTGGCCCGCATCGAGGCGGCCGGCGGGCGCGTCATCTTCTGGGAGGGCGCGCGGGTGCTCGGCGTGCTCGCCATGTCGCGCGCCATCGGGGACGGCTACCTCAAGCCCTTCGTGAACGCGATCCCCGAGGTGACGGTCACCGAGAGATCAGACGGCGACGAGTGCCTCATACTGGCAAGCGACGGGCTGTGGGACGTGGTCAGCAACGAGACCGCGTGCGAGGTGGCCGCGGCGTGCCTGCGCAGGGGCAGGGACCGCTGGTGCGCAGAGGCGGCAGCCATGCTCACCAAGCTGGCCCTCACCAAGAACAGCTCCGACAACATCTCCGTTGTCGTCGTCGATCTCAGGCGCAGGAATCACTCGTAG
- the LOC139831660 gene encoding uncharacterized protein: protein MIKDLLRIGSQFIGYREYAARAEEKLSEANERIDAFAQKLEQSEAARKKAELAASKAKAEVDEAKVKAASVEELQRRLKDAESALDEQKTAQTVREQEIIKRLKSQSRPQTNQDFDLENPVNDPLLDALSLLEFHGREIREGVANASASLSALFPYFFPKKEEPSTFLALAKLFNSSEDLGLKMRRENMKPTNA, encoded by the exons atgatcaaggatcttctccgcatcgggtcccaatttattgggtaccgtgaatatgccgccagagccgaag aaaaactttcagaggccaacgaacgtatCGACGCATttgctcaaaaactcgagcaaagtgaggcggctcgcaagaaagctgaacttgctgctagcaaagccaaggccgaggttgatgaagccaaggtgaaagctgctagtgtcgaggaactgcagagaaggctcaaagatgccgaatctgccttagatgagcagaaaactgcacaaactgtgcgtgaacaagagatcatcaagcgtctgaagtcgcaaagtcgac cccaaacaaaccaagattttgatctggagaatcccgtcaatgaccctctccttgatgcactttctcttctggagttccatgggcgcgaaattcgtgaaggcgtggccaatgccagtGCGAGTTTGTCGGCgttattcccctacttcttcccgaagaaagaggaaccttcgactttccttgcccttgccaagcttttcaattcgtcggaagacctgggattgaagatgcgtcgagagaatatgaag ccaacaaacgcttga